A window of the Pedobacter frigiditerrae genome harbors these coding sequences:
- a CDS encoding energy transducer TonB, whose amino-acid sequence MKNILYILIALITFVSCKADEKKETSVELVNDEIYSGVNDSDLIKNPALYIGGMNKFYQFLEENIKYPIDAIETNIQGNVRLSFNIGKDGSLSNIKVLDSLGFGLDEEAIRVLKLSKKWKPAVNITGEKIATTLAIPIKFSLTD is encoded by the coding sequence TTGAAAAATATATTATATATACTAATCGCGCTTATAACATTTGTGTCTTGCAAAGCTGATGAAAAGAAAGAAACATCAGTCGAACTTGTTAATGATGAAATATATTCTGGTGTGAATGATAGTGATTTAATCAAAAATCCAGCATTATATATTGGTGGTATGAATAAATTTTATCAATTCTTAGAAGAGAATATCAAATATCCTATAGATGCAATTGAAACCAATATACAAGGAAATGTAAGACTATCCTTTAATATTGGAAAAGATGGTTCATTAAGCAACATTAAAGTTCTTGACTCTTTAGGATTTGGGCTTGATGAAGAAGCCATTAGAGTCTTAAAATTAAGTAAGAAATGGAAGCCTGCTGTTAATATAACCGGTGAAAAGATTGCAACAACTCTTGCTATTCCAATTAAATTCTCATTAACTGATTAA